In the Dinoroseobacter shibae DFL 12 = DSM 16493 genome, CCCTCATGTCCTGTCGTAGGTGCTTGAGCACGAGATCAAACTGGATCGGAAAGCCAAGGGCTTGCCCCTTATCCCAAAATTCAGCACTTAGTGTATATTCGGCGTCATCACCTTGTTGACTGTAATCTGACACGAACGATGGCTCTCTTTCGGAAACAAATTCACATCGCCTTTCGGAGGCATTTTGCTACTCTACCGTGCCCACGCAGAAGAGCCAGCCGGATTTGCTTAGACCGCATACCTCAATGTCAACCAAGCTATCGCCCTTAGTAGCCTCGCTGGTTTCGTCCACCTGACGGTTTCAGATCCGGTAGCTGCGCATAGCTGCCGTTCGTCCATTCAACAGCAGAGGTCGGCTTCCGTCCTCCCCGACATACAGGCGATGCTAGCCACCCTATCGAGCAACCAGCTTTTCACCGCCATCGCCCTCCTGCAGCATCGCCTCCATGTCGTCCAAGCCATCGACAGCAGAGCGCAACTGAGCTTCATCATCCACGCCCACTGTCTCGGCATCCGCAACCTGGCCCCCAAAATCCATTTCCATCTGTCGCTGTTCCTCGGCGATAACGGCTAGAACGACGGGCGCGGTCTTTTTTAGGGCGACGTCGGTTTGCCCTGACGGTTGACTGCCCGCTTCTTGGCGTGTGGTCTCCACAACGGCGTCAGACCCACCTGGTCCGTTCGCGGGCGGTGTCATCGGCATGGCGCGCATGCTCAGCGGCAGCGTGCCTTGCGGCCCCCCTCCCCCCGGCTCCGGAAACGGCAACTCCCCTGTCTGCGCCGCGTGGATCGCCTTGAACAGCCGATCATCGAAGTACTGGATCCGCTTTGCACGGACCGGCATCTGGGCATCGATGACCATGACGATTTCATCGAGCGGCAGGCGGCGCGCCTCATCTTCGGGCAACAACGAGCTCTCTTCAGTCCGCGTGGATTGGCTGCGCCCTTCAAAGGGGTTCTTGCCGATGGACTGCGAGCGCGTGACGACGGTCTTCGTGGTCTTGCCGACCGCTTTGCTCAGCTCCTCGACGGTCTTTTCATCGGAGGGCGTCAGATAGAGCTTCACGCCCGCGTTGCCCTGCAGGGCTCGACGGGTGTTCTCGCCGTAGATTTCATCGAGGGCGGGGATGGTTTGGGTGACCACGGCGAGGTGACCACGATAGGTGCGCAGGGTCTCGATGCTTTCTACCACAATGGGCATTTTGCCAAGGCGATTGAACTCGTCGAGCATGATCATCACGGGCCAGGGTTCATCCGGCCCGGGATCCTTTTCCTGCATGGCGGAGAGAAGATCGGAGAAGAAGAGCCGGATCAGCGGCGCCAGCGGCTTCACCATCAGCGGCTGGACCACCAGATAGACCGAGAAGGGCTTCTTGCGGATCGTCCGGAAATCAAAGTCCGACACCGCCGTCGCCTCATCGATGGCCGGGTTCTGCCATTGATCGAGCCCCGATGTCATCAGGAGCGAGACATAGGAGGTCAGCGTATCGTTGTTGGTTGAGGCCAGCCGCGTGAAGATCAACTTGGCGGCCCTGTTGTCGACCTCGTGGCCCCGCGCGAAATACTCCTTCTGCTTGTTTCCGCCCGAGGCGGCGATGCGGTAGATCTCGCCCAAGGTGGGGCGCTTGCGCTGGAAGGCCAGCAGGCCTGCCGCCACGAAGAGATCGATTCCGCCTTTGAGGAGGCCCTGCACCCGGTCGTTGTCACTCTGCAGGAAGAGCGTCGCCAGGAGCTGCAATTCCATCTGCTGGCGGGCGGGGTCTTTCAGTTGATAGATGCGCAAGAGCGGGTTGTAACGATGCGTGCGCTTGCCCTCCCAATCGGTGGGGGCAAAGCGATAGACCTTGTCGCCTTGGGCGGCGCGGTGCCGGGCCGTGGCCTCAAAGCACTCGCCCTTCACATCGAGCGTCACGGCGGAGCCTTGCCAGGTCAGCAGGTTCGGGATGACGAAGCCCGTGGTCTTGCCTCGGCCCGTGGGGGCCACGATCAGCGCATGCGGAAAAACCTTCGAGCAAATGTAATTGGCGCGGGAGCCCGGCGGCCCCAGCTTGCCGAGGATGAACCCGGTGCCGGGCGCCCCGAAGAACCCATTGGCCTTCATCTCGCGCGCGGTCTGCCAATGGGTCTGGCCAAAGCGTGTCAGGGCGGACCCTGAGAGGGCGAGGCTCAGCATCAGCCCGGCGGCGGCGAAGCTGCCGATGATCAGGTGAATAAGTTGCGCATCCTCCGGGCGGCGATCGAGGATCGCCATGTAGTTCTGCGCGATATAGGCAAAGTCGATCTCGGCCCCGAACCCGAGATCCTGGTAGGTCAGCACCGCCGAGGCGATGGTATAGCCCATAGC is a window encoding:
- a CDS encoding type IV secretory system conjugative DNA transfer family protein → MGKARIATGVFLVTLVTGAMGYTIASAVLTYQDLGFGAEIDFAYIAQNYMAILDRRPEDAQLIHLIIGSFAAAGLMLSLALSGSALTRFGQTHWQTAREMKANGFFGAPGTGFILGKLGPPGSRANYICSKVFPHALIVAPTGRGKTTGFVIPNLLTWQGSAVTLDVKGECFEATARHRAAQGDKVYRFAPTDWEGKRTHRYNPLLRIYQLKDPARQQMELQLLATLFLQSDNDRVQGLLKGGIDLFVAAGLLAFQRKRPTLGEIYRIAASGGNKQKEYFARGHEVDNRAAKLIFTRLASTNNDTLTSYVSLLMTSGLDQWQNPAIDEATAVSDFDFRTIRKKPFSVYLVVQPLMVKPLAPLIRLFFSDLLSAMQEKDPGPDEPWPVMIMLDEFNRLGKMPIVVESIETLRTYRGHLAVVTQTIPALDEIYGENTRRALQGNAGVKLYLTPSDEKTVEELSKAVGKTTKTVVTRSQSIGKNPFEGRSQSTRTEESSLLPEDEARRLPLDEIVMVIDAQMPVRAKRIQYFDDRLFKAIHAAQTGELPFPEPGGGGPQGTLPLSMRAMPMTPPANGPGGSDAVVETTRQEAGSQPSGQTDVALKKTAPVVLAVIAEEQRQMEMDFGGQVADAETVGVDDEAQLRSAVDGLDDMEAMLQEGDGGEKLVAR